The DNA region AACTCTGACGATACAGCAGGAATAAAGAAAGCGCAGTGCGATATGTACTGCGCTTTTATTAGTATGACCATGCCGTCAGCGTGCCGCTTTGTGTAAGAGGTGCTGTTTGAATTTCATTTTATCGAGTACAGTTCCGACCGTAATGTATATAGCCGCACCGATACCTGTCTGTACGCAGTAGGCTGGCACCTGAGCGAATGCCGCGGCAAAAGCGGTCTTTGAAATCCCGCCCGACATGAAAATTCCCTGATACAGGCTGTATCCCACGGCACAGAGGATAAGTGCGGGGATAAGCGCAAGGATATTCCTTTTGTTGACGATAGTTTCGGTTTTAGAGGAAAAGCACAGCGCCGCCAGTGCCTTTATCACCAGTGTTGCGGGAAGCCATACCACGAATCCGCCCAGACCATCAGCCAGACCCGCACCTATCGCCGCAGCTGCCGCCGCATAAGGCGCAGGAAGAAGACAAGCCGCCAGAAATACCGCGCTGTCACCCGCGTGAGTATATCCCGCACCTGTGGGGACTTTTACAAAGGCAGTCAGCAGATATATCATCGCCGCGAAGACCCCCGCAAGTGTCAGATATAATACTTTCTCCCTGTCCGTTCTTTTGCTTTGTGCAGCATTTGTTGCTGTCATATTCATCACTCCTTTACTGAAAATATCATAGCATATCGATGGGATAAATGCAAATCCCAAAAAACAAAAAAGATCCGCGCTCCGTTTTTGCACAATGCACTAAAGGGGCGCGGATATATTTTCTTGTTAAGTTGTCGGTGCACAAAGCTTTTGCGCAGATTTTTTTCGCTCAAAAGCTCTCATTGACGAACTGCACAGCAAATCGCTTCGGCATAGGTGTTATGATGTGCATTAGGTAGAATCATTCCGAAAGCCCTGCGATGAAACGCTCCACCAGAGCCCCGAATTTTACCTCGGCTTTGTCAGCGGCTTCCTTGACTTCCTCGTGAGAAAGGGGTACTTCCGATATGCCTGCCGCCATATTGGTTATCAGCGATATACCGCAGACACGCACTCCCATATGCCGCGCCGCGATAGCTTCTACCGCCGTTGACATACCAACAGCATCAGCTCCAAGCACCGAGAGCATTTTTATCTCCGCGGGAGTTTCATATGAGGGACCCGTCAGCTGACAGTATACGCCCTCTTTCAGCTCTGTACCCAGACTTTCGGTGCAAGCCTTTATCCTGCCGCTTAGCTCGCGGTCATAGACCTCGCTCATATCAGGGAATCTTGTACCGAGTTCAGAAAGATTATTTCCTATCAGCGGATTAGGCACAAAGCAGGAGATGTGGTCTTTTATAAGCATAAGGTCGCCTGCGCTGAAGCCTTTATTCACGCCTCCTGACGCGTTTGTCAGCAGGAGGGTCTTTATACCGAGAAGCCCCATTATCCTTGCGGGCATGATGACGTCCTCCATGGGATAACCCTCATAGTAATGCACACGACCCTGCATTATCACAACGGGAGTTTTACCTATCTTTCCGAAAACGAAGCGTCCTTTGTGCCCCTCAACGGTGGAACGGGGAAAACATGGGATATCCTCATATGGTATCTCCGAAACTATCTCCGCTCTCTCGGCAAAATTGCCGAGTCCCGAACCGAGAACGATTCCGACCGCGGGCTTGATACCCGCACGCTTGCATATGTATTCTTTCGCTTTTTCCAGCTTTTCAGAGATTTCACACATAGGTCAGTCCTCCTTGTTATTTTTACTTTTATCGTCTTTCATAGCCATTATCTCGGCGAGAATATCCGCCGAATTTGCCTGTTTCATGTGCTGTTTGTGCCGTCTGAAAAGCCTTATAACTGCAAATAACAGCCCTGCTGTCACTGCTATGACGATCAGCATAATTGCATCAGCCAGAACGCCTGCTCCTATCTTACCAGCTTTAACGCCCTTGAAAAGCATCGCGGTTATAGCCATCATCAGTGTGAAAATAAGCAGTATCGCCAGCATAAGACTGAGTTGCCTGAATCCTTTCATCTCATTGTCCTCTCATTACTTAACGATA from Ruminococcus albus AD2013 includes:
- a CDS encoding TIGR04002 family protein, producing the protein MTATNAAQSKRTDREKVLYLTLAGVFAAMIYLLTAFVKVPTGAGYTHAGDSAVFLAACLLPAPYAAAAAAIGAGLADGLGGFVVWLPATLVIKALAALCFSSKTETIVNKRNILALIPALILCAVGYSLYQGIFMSGGISKTAFAAAFAQVPAYCVQTGIGAAIYITVGTVLDKMKFKQHLLHKAAR
- a CDS encoding purine-nucleoside phosphorylase is translated as MCEISEKLEKAKEYICKRAGIKPAVGIVLGSGLGNFAERAEIVSEIPYEDIPCFPRSTVEGHKGRFVFGKIGKTPVVIMQGRVHYYEGYPMEDVIMPARIMGLLGIKTLLLTNASGGVNKGFSAGDLMLIKDHISCFVPNPLIGNNLSELGTRFPDMSEVYDRELSGRIKACTESLGTELKEGVYCQLTGPSYETPAEIKMLSVLGADAVGMSTAVEAIAARHMGVRVCGISLITNMAAGISEVPLSHEEVKEAADKAEVKFGALVERFIAGLSE